In a single window of the Bacteroidota bacterium genome:
- the fsa gene encoding fructose-6-phosphate aldolase encodes MKFFIDTADLKEIQDANDLGVLDGVTTNPSLMAKIGVTDFRAHYAAICELVDGDVSAEVLSTDFAGMMKEGLELAAIHPNITVKVPMIRDGVKAIKELTQRGIKTNCTLVFSPVQALVAAKAGATYVSPFLGRLDDVGHDGMDLIHTIREIFDNYGYPTQILAASIRHTLHVVQCAQAGADVATMPLSVIDQLIKHPLTDIGLAKFLADHKKNIEKSGL; translated from the coding sequence ATGAAGTTTTTCATCGATACAGCCGATCTCAAAGAAATTCAAGATGCCAACGACCTTGGTGTTTTGGATGGTGTCACGACCAACCCATCGTTGATGGCAAAAATCGGTGTGACAGACTTTCGCGCCCATTATGCAGCGATCTGCGAATTGGTGGATGGGGACGTTAGTGCAGAAGTTTTGAGCACTGATTTTGCTGGAATGATGAAGGAAGGGCTCGAGCTTGCCGCGATTCACCCCAATATCACGGTGAAGGTGCCGATGATCCGCGATGGCGTCAAGGCCATCAAGGAACTGACCCAACGCGGGATCAAAACCAATTGTACGTTGGTGTTTTCTCCGGTGCAGGCACTTGTGGCTGCCAAAGCAGGCGCCACCTACGTCTCCCCTTTCCTCGGTCGTCTCGACGATGTCGGCCACGACGGCATGGATTTGATCCACACCATCCGGGAGATTTTTGACAACTACGGTTATCCTACGCAAATCCTTGCTGCAAGTATTCGCCACACTTTGCATGTGGTGCAATGCGCGCAAGCCGGCGCAGACGTGGCGACGATGCCGCTTTCTGTCATCGATCAATTGATCAAACATCCGTTGACGGATATCGGTCTGGCTAAATTCCTCGCCGATCATAAAAAGAATATTGAAAAATCCGGCCTCTGA
- the floA gene encoding flotillin-like protein FloA (flotillin-like protein involved in membrane lipid rafts): MVTLAQDIPIMPIAIIVGSIFFIFLFLFFVPVGLWITALFSGVKVGIGQLIGMRLRKIPPSLVVNNLIKATKAGITITISEIETHYLAKGNINAVIDALISADKANIDLDFKLAAAIDLAGRDVYRAVHDSVTPRVINSPPVAAVAKDGIQLIAKSRITLRADIHRLVGGAGEETILARVGEGIVTTIGSAENHKMVLENPDMISKKVLEKGLDSGTAYAILSIDIADIDIGENIGAKLQTDQAEADLKVANAKAEERRALAVAQEQEFIALAQEMRAKVIAAEAEIPLAIAEALRNGNMGVMDYYKLKNLQSDTDMRKAISGEKQE, encoded by the coding sequence ATGGTAACACTCGCTCAGGATATTCCGATAATGCCCATTGCGATCATTGTCGGATCCATTTTCTTCATTTTCCTCTTCCTGTTTTTTGTACCGGTCGGTCTTTGGATCACGGCACTTTTTTCAGGAGTGAAGGTTGGCATCGGTCAATTGATCGGGATGCGTCTCCGGAAAATCCCTCCGTCGCTAGTGGTCAATAATTTGATCAAAGCGACCAAGGCAGGAATCACGATTACCATCTCGGAAATCGAAACCCACTACCTTGCCAAAGGCAACATCAATGCTGTGATCGACGCATTGATTTCAGCAGACAAGGCCAACATCGATTTGGACTTCAAATTGGCAGCAGCAATCGACCTTGCTGGACGTGATGTCTATCGCGCTGTGCATGATTCAGTTACTCCGCGCGTGATCAACAGTCCGCCCGTAGCCGCTGTTGCCAAGGATGGCATTCAGTTGATTGCCAAAAGCCGCATTACCTTGCGTGCAGACATTCACCGCCTTGTCGGTGGAGCAGGGGAGGAAACCATCCTTGCAAGGGTCGGCGAGGGAATCGTCACCACCATTGGTTCTGCGGAAAACCATAAAATGGTGCTCGAAAATCCGGATATGATCTCCAAAAAGGTGCTCGAAAAAGGATTGGATTCGGGAACTGCCTACGCCATCCTTTCGATTGACATCGCTGACATCGACATCGGCGAAAACATCGGCGCGAAATTGCAGACCGATCAGGCAGAGGCGGATTTGAAGGTCGCAAATGCCAAAGCCGAAGAACGTCGCGCACTCGCAGTTGCGCAGGAGCAGGAGTTTATCGCGCTTGCGCAGGAGATGCGGGCCAAGGTCATCGCAGCCGAGGCAGAAATTCCTTTGGCCATCGCCGAAGCCTTGCGCAACGGTAACATGGGCGTGATGGATTATTACAAGCTCAAAAATTTGCAGTCTGATACGGATATGCGCAAAGCCATTTCCGGCGAAAAGCAAGAATAA
- a CDS encoding ABC transporter substrate-binding protein, whose translation MKHSRKMANIRFLVGRSMVLACLVGLFLSSCSNPKKELVTNAPLISQNFKDDYGRNIVLSRVPTRVVSLASNITETIFAIGAEKRLAGISHDSDFPNAAASLPFVMTYPDFDLPGVVALNPDLVLASTEIHDSRITDFFDRYKINLHFQDYPDLAAVFESIREIGQMLGAEENANKLADSLAMLTQMIADSTAGQIKYKTAIVLGIDPITVVGSKSFMNDMIQKAGGSNPFGILPGKYPTVSAEQFILAAPEYVLIPTHNDRAWNDLIALHPEIHTRIPATELNHVFQMEPEAIVRPGPRIVEGLAYITRVLHSRVNLPL comes from the coding sequence ATGAAGCATTCTAGAAAAATGGCCAATATTCGGTTTCTCGTGGGCAGGAGTATGGTTCTAGCCTGTTTGGTGGGCCTTTTTTTGTCCTCCTGCAGCAATCCAAAAAAGGAATTGGTAACCAATGCTCCGTTGATTTCGCAGAATTTCAAGGACGACTACGGCAGAAACATCGTTTTGTCTCGCGTTCCGACAAGGGTTGTCTCACTGGCCTCCAACATCACAGAGACAATCTTTGCGATTGGCGCCGAGAAGCGGCTTGCCGGAATCAGCCATGACAGCGATTTCCCTAATGCGGCCGCAAGCCTCCCCTTTGTGATGACCTATCCCGATTTTGATCTCCCGGGCGTGGTGGCCCTCAATCCCGATCTTGTTTTGGCCTCGACTGAAATTCACGATTCGCGCATCACTGACTTTTTTGATCGCTACAAAATCAACCTTCATTTCCAGGACTACCCTGATCTCGCGGCGGTATTTGAAAGCATTCGTGAAATCGGCCAAATGTTGGGCGCCGAAGAAAACGCAAACAAACTCGCCGATTCCCTTGCAATGCTGACGCAAATGATTGCAGATAGCACGGCGGGGCAAATTAAATACAAGACTGCCATCGTTTTGGGGATCGATCCGATTACCGTTGTAGGCTCCAAAAGCTTCATGAACGACATGATTCAAAAAGCTGGTGGAAGCAATCCCTTCGGTATCCTTCCCGGGAAGTATCCTACGGTATCTGCCGAGCAATTCATTCTTGCTGCGCCCGAATACGTCTTGATCCCCACCCATAACGACCGTGCCTGGAATGATTTGATTGCCTTGCACCCCGAGATTCACACCAGAATCCCAGCGACGGAATTGAACCATGTCTTTCAAATGGAGCCGGAGGCGATTGTCAGGCCCGGCCCGCGCATCGTGGAGGGGCTGGCGTACATCACGCGCGTGCTGCATTCGCGTGTGAACTTGCCTTTGTGA
- a CDS encoding membrane dipeptidase: MTRDFFIDIHAHPTLRAYNASVSEGTRNLWEKTHNPTLDSKIGRWARLKTREIARHSQANLYNYAAGNVRVVFDSLYPFEKGFLNLRKLPTAMLGKENAEMLLQAVTGYDGNQMGALRKNSNYFQELMGQYGFLSKGQGQSPDGQFSYKLAGNWKELQTIVNSDPNTIAVVVTIEGAHALNCGLPEKKGSKLATERELIENIGTIKSWKAAPFFINLAHHFYNELTGHTRSLKPGLYQILNQKKGLNEGITPLGWKVMHELLAKDNGRRVLIDIKHMSIKARKEYYKMLESHNRLNSNDQIPIVCSHTGMSAYKTIKASARRKDKPRKMKKSSFNNWAINLSDEEVNIIADTGGLIGIMVDKGLLASQIKLQEIKNLQDLNGQKDALLHLIAQNIFQMVDAVGDKRGWDLMALGTDYDGLITHIDMYPEAACLPDLKIDLVDYLKRTRFGQELWYGYEPEEMVQKLMQKNALNFLENHF; this comes from the coding sequence ATGACGAGAGATTTTTTCATTGACATTCACGCACACCCTACGCTCAGGGCTTACAATGCATCCGTGTCTGAAGGGACAAGGAATCTCTGGGAAAAAACCCATAATCCTACGTTGGACAGCAAGATCGGTCGATGGGCAAGACTCAAGACCAGGGAAATTGCCCGGCATTCGCAGGCCAACCTTTACAACTATGCTGCCGGCAATGTACGCGTGGTGTTTGATTCGCTTTATCCATTCGAAAAGGGCTTTCTCAACCTTCGGAAGCTGCCCACGGCCATGTTGGGTAAGGAAAATGCGGAGATGCTGTTGCAGGCCGTAACCGGATATGACGGCAATCAGATGGGGGCGCTGCGCAAAAACAGTAATTATTTCCAAGAACTGATGGGGCAATACGGCTTCCTGAGCAAAGGGCAAGGACAGTCGCCGGATGGGCAATTCAGCTATAAATTGGCTGGGAATTGGAAGGAATTGCAAACCATCGTGAACAGCGATCCCAATACCATCGCGGTGGTCGTGACGATCGAAGGGGCCCATGCGCTGAATTGCGGGCTTCCGGAGAAAAAAGGAAGCAAACTTGCTACGGAAAGGGAACTGATCGAAAACATCGGCACGATCAAGTCTTGGAAAGCTGCGCCATTTTTCATCAACCTTGCCCATCACTTTTACAATGAGCTTACCGGGCACACCCGTAGCCTGAAGCCTGGCCTGTACCAGATCCTGAATCAAAAAAAGGGTCTGAATGAAGGGATTACGCCACTCGGTTGGAAGGTGATGCATGAATTGTTGGCCAAAGACAACGGACGCCGCGTCTTGATTGACATCAAACACATGAGCATCAAGGCACGAAAGGAATATTACAAGATGCTGGAAAGCCACAATCGCTTGAATTCCAATGATCAAATTCCGATTGTTTGTAGTCATACCGGCATGAGCGCCTATAAAACGATCAAGGCAAGTGCGCGGAGGAAAGACAAGCCCCGGAAAATGAAAAAATCCAGCTTCAACAACTGGGCGATCAATCTCAGTGATGAGGAGGTCAACATTATCGCTGATACGGGCGGTCTCATCGGGATCATGGTGGACAAAGGTTTGCTTGCAAGTCAGATCAAGCTTCAGGAAATCAAAAATTTGCAGGATTTGAATGGTCAGAAAGATGCCCTTCTCCACCTCATAGCCCAAAACATCTTCCAAATGGTGGACGCTGTCGGCGACAAACGTGGATGGGATCTCATGGCGCTTGGAACCGATTATGATGGTTTGATCACACATATAGATATGTATCCCGAAGCTGCTTGCCTTCCCGATTTGAAGATTGACTTGGTCGATTACCTAAAGCGCACCCGCTTTGGTCAGGAACTCTGGTATGGCTACGAACCCGAAGAAATGGTGCAAAAGTTGATGCAAAAGAATGCCCTCAATTTTCTGGAGAATCATTTCTAA
- a CDS encoding PQQ-dependent sugar dehydrogenase — MKKIFSFLFISYCLHLAGFSQPGQMSMVNFSTGFNSPVDITHAGDERIFVVEQDGKIFIVNQQGQRITTPFLNIDPRVNSGASERGLLGLAFHPKYDENGFFYVNYTNSAGSTVISRFSVTADPNVADPNSEQILLTITQPYSNHNGGCIKFGHDGYLYIGMGDGGSGGDPGNRSQNGQELLGKMLRIDVDNGTPYAIPPSNPYFGSTSVQEEIWAFGVRNPWRFSMDKVTGDMWIGDVGQNAVEEIDFWAATDTTFPNFGWRCYEGSAAYNTSGCQSQSNYDFPIYEFPHSQGNCSVTGGFVYRGARYQSMWGYYFHTDYCGGYLWQTHDNGMGGWTTTRSATTLSSNNLVSFGEDVYGELYLAGTSTGIIYHLRDTTCTPMAYIPGGDTVGVCQSSGQLTCFGGPTLDYQWQLGGTNVVGGNAASLGVSVAGDYRVIVSNGSCADTSNTVYVQLVPAPIVSMSLPSASYCDFDAPVAATLSPLGGSLSGPGVSGGSFDPSVAGAGNYQLIYTYSDNGSGCSASDTFDVAVTVCVGVGSPNSPDMSLSPNPGNGLFQLEFEMPMSAEYSLEILDLQGRQLQKMQFSANSGRVVKVLDLQELASGPYFLRLRIGELVSTKKFSIQK; from the coding sequence ATGAAAAAGATATTTTCGTTCCTATTTATCAGCTATTGCTTGCACCTTGCCGGTTTTTCTCAGCCGGGACAAATGAGCATGGTCAACTTTTCAACGGGATTCAACTCTCCCGTTGACATTACGCATGCGGGTGATGAGCGGATTTTTGTGGTGGAGCAGGACGGTAAGATCTTCATCGTCAATCAGCAAGGGCAACGGATCACCACGCCGTTTCTCAACATTGATCCGCGAGTCAATTCGGGAGCAAGTGAACGTGGATTGCTGGGGCTTGCCTTCCATCCCAAATACGATGAAAACGGCTTTTTCTACGTCAACTATACCAATTCGGCAGGAAGTACAGTCATTTCGCGGTTCAGTGTCACCGCTGACCCAAATGTCGCGGATCCAAACAGCGAACAGATCTTGTTGACGATAACACAGCCCTATTCCAACCATAACGGCGGATGCATCAAGTTTGGGCATGACGGCTACCTTTATATAGGTATGGGTGACGGCGGCAGTGGCGGAGACCCTGGTAACCGTTCACAAAACGGCCAAGAATTGCTCGGAAAAATGCTGCGCATTGACGTCGACAATGGCACGCCTTATGCGATTCCTCCATCCAACCCCTACTTTGGCAGCACGTCAGTTCAAGAAGAAATCTGGGCATTCGGGGTGAGAAATCCTTGGAGATTCAGCATGGACAAGGTCACCGGGGACATGTGGATCGGTGATGTCGGCCAAAATGCCGTGGAAGAAATCGACTTCTGGGCTGCAACGGACACCACCTTCCCAAACTTCGGATGGAGGTGTTATGAGGGTTCGGCCGCGTACAATACGAGCGGGTGCCAAAGTCAATCCAACTATGACTTTCCGATCTACGAATTTCCACATAGCCAAGGCAACTGCTCTGTGACGGGAGGCTTCGTGTACCGCGGCGCACGGTACCAATCGATGTGGGGCTATTATTTCCATACCGACTATTGCGGCGGCTACCTCTGGCAAACACATGACAATGGCATGGGCGGATGGACCACCACCCGCAGCGCGACCACCTTGTCTTCCAACAACCTGGTATCTTTTGGCGAGGATGTTTACGGCGAACTTTACCTAGCCGGGACATCCACCGGGATCATCTATCACTTGCGGGACACCACTTGCACACCTATGGCTTATATCCCCGGCGGAGATACGGTTGGCGTTTGTCAGTCTTCTGGCCAACTGACCTGCTTTGGAGGGCCGACCCTTGATTATCAATGGCAACTCGGCGGCACCAATGTTGTCGGTGGCAATGCTGCTTCATTGGGAGTCAGCGTTGCGGGCGACTACCGGGTAATCGTCAGCAATGGCAGTTGTGCAGACACTTCGAATACGGTTTACGTGCAGCTTGTGCCAGCCCCAATTGTTTCTATGAGCCTTCCATCGGCAAGCTATTGCGATTTTGATGCGCCCGTTGCAGCAACCCTGAGCCCACTTGGCGGAAGTCTCTCTGGCCCAGGTGTTTCGGGTGGCTCATTTGATCCATCGGTGGCAGGTGCCGGAAACTATCAGTTGATTTATACCTATTCCGACAACGGTTCCGGCTGTTCCGCCTCAGACACATTTGATGTTGCCGTTACCGTTTGCGTTGGTGTTGGCAGTCCCAATTCGCCGGACATGAGCCTCAGCCCCAATCCTGGAAACGGACTTTTTCAGCTGGAATTTGAAATGCCAATGAGCGCGGAATACAGTCTGGAGATATTGGATCTTCAAGGCCGCCAACTTCAAAAGATGCAATTCTCTGCCAATTCAGGCCGTGTTGTCAAGGTA
- the lysM gene encoding peptidoglycan-binding protein LysM, whose protein sequence is MGVFDFAKNAGAPASNAAEAAMNLMLKAKLNEYNLNVKDVHVEYEAGVVTVTGEAANQATKEKVILALGNVNGVSKVYDNMTVFKKPEAVAPEPEAQFYTVVSGDTLSKIAKHFYKDAMKYPVIFEANKPMLKDPDKIYPGQMLRIPEL, encoded by the coding sequence ATGGGAGTTTTTGATTTTGCAAAAAACGCAGGCGCTCCAGCCAGCAATGCCGCCGAAGCAGCGATGAATTTGATGCTCAAAGCCAAGCTCAACGAATACAACTTGAATGTCAAGGATGTACATGTTGAGTATGAAGCCGGCGTCGTGACCGTCACGGGCGAGGCAGCCAATCAAGCAACCAAAGAAAAGGTAATTCTTGCTTTGGGCAATGTCAACGGCGTGAGCAAGGTTTACGACAACATGACCGTGTTCAAAAAGCCGGAGGCAGTGGCCCCTGAACCTGAAGCGCAATTCTATACGGTGGTTTCCGGGGACACCTTGAGCAAGATTGCCAAGCATTTCTACAAGGATGCCATGAAATATCCGGTGATTTTTGAGGCCAACAAGCCAATGCTCAAAGATCCCGACAAGATTTACCCCGGGCAGATGCTGCGCATCCCTGAACTGTAA